Proteins encoded within one genomic window of uncultured Desulfobacter sp.:
- a CDS encoding transposase: MPRAKRFYIPGCVWHITHRCHKKEFLLKFARDRNRWLDLLFRAKQKYGLEVLNYIVTSNHIHLLVSDNGNRDTIPKSMQVIAGQTAQGLMSRAHLPH, encoded by the coding sequence ATGCCGCGTGCAAAAAGATTTTATATTCCAGGTTGTGTATGGCACATAACCCATCGCTGTCACAAAAAAGAATTTTTGCTGAAATTTGCTCGTGACAGGAATCGTTGGTTAGATTTACTGTTCAGGGCAAAACAAAAATACGGACTTGAAGTTTTAAATTACATTGTCACTTCTAACCATATCCATTTGCTGGTATCAGATAACGGCAACAGAGATACAATCCCAAAATCAATGCAGGTTATTGCCGGGCAAACCGCTCAAGGGCTCATGAGTCGGGCTCACCTACCACACTGA
- a CDS encoding IS66 family transposase produces MNKTSVREEVDRVKQEFEQLSLAGKVTPEVKVLMNSMLLVVELILSVFLEKQTRKNSKNSSLPSSQTDRDETAKPTSTGKGKGKKVSGEISNTRVNETVTIAKAETCDVCGTPLDQTPCQGLERRTKIDIVFEKVVEHIDAEIKECPNCKATAKGHFPEDMPGSLQYGNGLKAFAIHLIISQMVALNRVQKQISAMIGTVISEATLLKFVWRLYQSLEEWETKSIESILHAPSIHVDETSFRVEGKNHWIHVYSSGGITLKLLHRKRGKEAIVDLNIIPRYGGVIIHDCWASYLSYDHCGHGLCGSHLLRELTFIVDSNQYKWAINMKKLLQETCHIVSKREDKCLTDKEYANLQKRYRNILTRGDKELPEIPPKPKGKRGKIAKSDAHNLWERLKKYETAVLLFARESYVPFTNNRAERDLRMAKVKQKISGCFRRRHYAHAYCRISSYLQTMASQGINPLVAIQMALTGKLTDMGE; encoded by the coding sequence ATGAACAAAACCAGTGTTCGAGAAGAAGTCGATCGTGTGAAGCAAGAGTTTGAGCAACTGAGCTTGGCAGGCAAGGTAACTCCTGAGGTAAAGGTGTTAATGAATAGCATGCTTCTCGTTGTGGAATTGATCCTGTCTGTTTTTCTCGAAAAGCAAACTCGCAAAAACAGCAAAAATTCAAGTTTGCCTTCTTCTCAAACGGACAGAGATGAAACTGCCAAACCGACTTCTACCGGCAAGGGAAAGGGCAAAAAAGTCAGTGGTGAAATCAGTAACACCCGTGTTAACGAAACTGTCACCATTGCCAAAGCTGAAACCTGTGATGTCTGCGGCACACCTTTGGATCAAACTCCTTGCCAGGGGCTCGAACGGCGGACAAAGATAGACATCGTTTTTGAAAAAGTTGTAGAGCACATTGATGCCGAGATAAAGGAATGTCCCAACTGCAAGGCGACGGCAAAAGGGCATTTTCCCGAAGACATGCCCGGAAGTTTACAGTACGGCAATGGACTCAAAGCTTTTGCCATTCATTTGATAATCAGTCAAATGGTTGCTCTCAATCGGGTTCAGAAACAGATATCTGCCATGATCGGCACTGTTATCTCCGAGGCAACTTTGCTCAAGTTTGTATGGAGGCTTTATCAATCTCTTGAGGAATGGGAGACAAAATCCATTGAAAGTATCCTTCATGCCCCTTCCATTCATGTGGATGAGACATCATTCCGGGTGGAAGGTAAAAATCATTGGATTCATGTATATTCTTCAGGAGGAATCACGCTAAAATTACTTCATCGAAAGCGGGGCAAGGAGGCGATTGTTGATTTGAATATCATTCCCCGCTATGGTGGGGTGATCATCCATGATTGCTGGGCATCATATTTATCATATGATCATTGTGGACATGGACTTTGTGGTTCGCACTTATTACGGGAACTGACCTTTATTGTTGATTCCAATCAATACAAGTGGGCCATTAATATGAAAAAGTTATTGCAGGAGACTTGTCATATTGTGTCCAAGCGAGAGGATAAATGCCTTACCGATAAAGAATATGCAAATTTGCAGAAACGCTACCGCAACATTCTTACACGTGGGGATAAAGAATTACCGGAGATTCCGCCAAAGCCAAAAGGTAAGCGTGGAAAGATAGCCAAATCAGATGCTCATAATCTTTGGGAAAGGCTGAAAAAATATGAAACAGCGGTATTGTTGTTTGCCAGAGAATCGTATGTCCCCTTTACCAACAATCGGGCGGAGCGTGATCTCCGCATGGCAAAGGTGAAACAGAAAATATCAGGATGTTTTAGGCGCCGGCATTATGCTCATGCCTATTGTCGAATTTCAAGCTATCTGCAAACAATGGCAAGCCAGGGTATCAACCCGCTTGTGGCTATTCAGATGGCTTTGACAGGTAAACTTACAGATATGGGTGAGTAG
- a CDS encoding transposase, which translates to MSKPITGKNHVGERREKRPNGDIYVYERITAYNEKTRKTYTVSQKLKGKIKSGTQKIVPTRPKKRKGEGSIPGATRQHTGLTDILEWVGKASGIDDDVYASFSEGDAAKILSIARYWIGSGGNTLPRLESWQVMHPLPYHEGITEDVYGNLFKNVGRNEEGVQRYFSARAEHLGKSPVVAFDSTTISTYSENQSEARQGFNKAQDGLNTIKLLTLYSVKSGEPIAFSKQPGNVPDVISIENTLTQLKCLHLEKPLVVTDNGYYSQKNMMEFSLRNVKFLTLVDPNITWIRETVDALRPSIASMSSTCPFDPSICGATSCLTHQFSKVRQRSRNGTAAGEKETFSRRLYVHIYYSPDNEAKKELAFRKDLLDLKMLVEENTTEFTESAQRKIDKYLTSSRKGRGGQLKVGFNDEAIAEAKKYFGYFALVSNQAMDTFTALENYRLREKIEELFAVQKGRLDGARPRTWYPDNLRGRQFTQFVSLGYHCFLTKKIKEIQSRLREKESGKTQSLIKLEKKLENWIAQRSLSQILDWFDCIETTKVQTAMGNYRWSTESVARDRLFLKYLGVRPE; encoded by the coding sequence ATGTCTAAACCAATAACAGGGAAAAATCACGTTGGAGAGCGGCGTGAAAAGCGTCCGAATGGTGACATTTACGTCTATGAACGGATAACGGCCTACAACGAAAAGACCAGGAAGACATATACGGTCAGTCAAAAACTTAAAGGCAAAATCAAGTCGGGAACCCAAAAAATTGTGCCGACTCGTCCGAAAAAACGCAAAGGAGAAGGAAGCATTCCCGGTGCAACACGGCAGCATACCGGACTCACGGACATCTTAGAATGGGTTGGAAAGGCGTCTGGTATTGATGATGATGTATATGCTTCATTCAGTGAGGGCGATGCCGCAAAAATATTGTCTATCGCACGTTACTGGATCGGATCCGGCGGTAATACGCTGCCACGCCTTGAAAGTTGGCAAGTGATGCACCCACTTCCATATCATGAAGGAATCACGGAAGACGTGTATGGCAATCTGTTTAAAAATGTTGGACGAAATGAAGAAGGCGTTCAACGCTATTTTTCAGCTCGAGCTGAACACCTGGGGAAATCTCCTGTGGTAGCGTTTGATTCGACCACAATCTCGACCTATTCTGAAAATCAGTCGGAGGCAAGACAAGGGTTCAACAAAGCTCAAGACGGACTCAACACGATCAAGCTTTTAACCCTATATTCCGTGAAGTCTGGCGAACCAATAGCCTTCTCCAAACAACCAGGCAATGTTCCGGATGTTATCTCTATTGAAAACACTCTGACACAGCTTAAATGCCTCCATCTTGAAAAACCTCTGGTTGTTACTGATAACGGCTACTATAGCCAGAAAAACATGATGGAATTTTCCTTGCGCAATGTGAAATTTTTGACCCTGGTTGACCCCAACATTACCTGGATCCGTGAGACAGTTGATGCACTTCGCCCAAGTATAGCGAGTATGTCCAGCACCTGCCCGTTTGATCCGTCAATTTGTGGCGCAACTTCGTGCTTAACACACCAGTTCAGTAAAGTTCGCCAGCGGTCACGCAACGGCACAGCTGCCGGTGAAAAAGAGACATTCTCGCGCCGCCTGTATGTCCACATTTATTATTCCCCCGACAATGAAGCCAAGAAAGAACTCGCCTTTCGCAAGGATTTGCTTGACCTAAAGATGCTGGTGGAAGAGAACACAACAGAATTTACGGAATCAGCGCAAAGAAAAATAGACAAGTACCTGACAAGCTCCAGAAAGGGGCGTGGGGGACAGTTGAAGGTTGGGTTCAACGATGAGGCCATTGCCGAAGCAAAAAAATACTTTGGCTATTTCGCCCTTGTCAGCAATCAGGCTATGGACACATTTACAGCGCTTGAAAACTACCGGCTGCGTGAAAAAATTGAAGAACTTTTTGCCGTGCAAAAGGGGAGACTCGACGGCGCTCGGCCGCGCACATGGTATCCTGACAATTTGCGTGGGAGACAATTTACACAATTTGTCTCTCTGGGTTATCATTGTTTTTTGACAAAAAAAATAAAGGAAATACAATCCAGGCTGAGGGAAAAAGAATCCGGGAAAACCCAATCACTTATCAAGCTCGAAAAAAAGCTGGAAAACTGGATTGCACAACGTTCGCTTTCTCAGATTTTGGATTGGTTTGACTGTATCGAAACCACAAAGGTACAGACTGCCATGGGAAATTATCGATGGTCCACCGAATCAGTCGCCAGAGATAGGCTGTTTTTGAAGTATCTGGGGGTACGCCCCGAATAG
- the ltrA gene encoding group II intron reverse transcriptase/maturase has product MGKQMTASAGAPVDSAKKWASIDWKKARAEVRRLQMRIAKAVKEKRWGKVKALQYLLTHSFYAKALAVKRVTSNKGKKTPGVDGTLWKGARAKWEAVFSLQRRGYRPQPLRRIYIPKKNGKKRPLSIPTILCRAMQALFKLALAPVAETIGDRNSYGFREGRSCADAIAAAFNALSKPNSATWILEADIKGCYDNISQEWMLENIPMDKVILKKWLTAGYVEDGKLYPSRKGTPQGGIISPTLSNLTLDGLEKAVHDAVPRRCRVNFVRYADDFIVTGKSKRLLEDQVKPAVEAFLTERGLSLSEEKTMITHITDGFTFLGQTFRKTGNVLHITPAKKGVLALKEKLSELIHKHVGGPLEPLVKKLNQTLRGWGNYHRHVVSSETFSLIDTFVYEQLWRMIKKRHRKKSSKWLKNRYWTDGKRKWIFTVKSRNKKGPCSYHVIHLSSLGIKRYIKIKADANPYDPEYSYYFWRRRNQKDSRLLPSLSAREHRQKQAA; this is encoded by the coding sequence ATGGGAAAGCAAATGACGGCCTCGGCTGGTGCACCTGTCGACTCTGCTAAGAAATGGGCATCCATTGATTGGAAAAAAGCCCGAGCCGAAGTTAGAAGGCTGCAAATGCGTATCGCAAAGGCTGTAAAGGAAAAAAGATGGGGCAAGGTCAAAGCCCTGCAATACTTACTTACTCATTCGTTCTACGCCAAGGCCTTGGCTGTCAAACGAGTGACCTCAAATAAAGGGAAAAAAACTCCAGGCGTAGATGGCACCTTATGGAAAGGAGCCAGAGCCAAATGGGAGGCTGTTTTCAGCCTGCAAAGACGAGGTTATAGACCGCAACCACTAAGGCGAATTTACATCCCCAAAAAGAATGGTAAAAAACGTCCGTTAAGTATTCCTACAATACTCTGCAGAGCTATGCAGGCGCTGTTTAAATTAGCTTTAGCCCCAGTAGCGGAAACCATAGGAGACCGTAATTCTTACGGCTTCCGTGAAGGCCGCAGCTGTGCAGATGCAATTGCAGCAGCGTTCAATGCACTCTCCAAGCCTAATTCGGCTACATGGATATTGGAAGCGGATATCAAAGGGTGTTATGACAACATCAGCCAGGAATGGATGTTGGAAAATATCCCTATGGATAAAGTCATTCTTAAAAAGTGGTTGACGGCAGGGTATGTGGAAGACGGCAAGCTATACCCCTCGCGCAAAGGAACCCCACAGGGCGGGATTATCAGTCCCACCTTGTCGAATTTAACCCTCGACGGGCTGGAAAAAGCCGTGCATGATGCAGTTCCCCGTCGATGTAGAGTTAATTTCGTTCGATATGCAGATGATTTTATCGTCACAGGCAAGTCCAAACGCCTGCTTGAAGATCAGGTCAAACCAGCAGTCGAAGCGTTTCTAACTGAACGTGGTCTGTCATTATCTGAAGAAAAGACCATGATCACGCATATAACAGATGGATTTACGTTCCTTGGCCAAACTTTTCGAAAAACCGGAAATGTGCTGCACATCACCCCGGCAAAGAAGGGAGTTCTCGCCCTTAAAGAAAAGCTCAGTGAACTGATCCATAAACATGTCGGCGGTCCATTGGAACCATTGGTCAAAAAGTTAAACCAAACCCTCCGGGGTTGGGGAAACTATCACCGGCACGTAGTCTCATCGGAAACATTTTCTCTTATTGATACGTTTGTTTACGAACAGCTATGGAGAATGATTAAAAAGCGTCACCGGAAGAAATCCTCAAAATGGTTGAAAAACCGTTACTGGACTGACGGAAAACGCAAGTGGATATTCACTGTCAAGAGCCGAAATAAGAAAGGGCCTTGCAGTTATCACGTCATTCACCTAAGCTCATTAGGAATAAAACGATATATCAAAATCAAAGCAGATGCAAATCCATATGATCCCGAATACAGTTATTATTTCTGGCGTAGACGGAATCAAAAGGATTCACGGTTACTCCCGTCGTTATCGGCCAGGGAGCACCGCCAAAAGCAAGCTGCATGA
- the istB gene encoding IS21-like element helper ATPase IstB: MNPAVQAVLTQHLKTLKLSTMEKELEGQIRQAHEAACGYDEFLLNLVEAEVQIRQENGRKRRLKEARFPMQKPLETFDFEAAPDLDARLIKELSTGTFIKEARNIILIGKSGAGKTHLATSIGMEACRYGHRVRFITGCGLANELTEAREQQALGRMIKRYAGYGLLILDELGYVPFSKIGAELLFQVLTERHERRSIIITTNLGFGDWTQVFGDANLTAALLDRVTHRAHIIQCNWDSYRLKQTLKSRG, encoded by the coding sequence ATGAACCCAGCAGTCCAGGCAGTCCTCACACAGCACTTAAAAACGCTGAAGCTCTCGACGATGGAAAAAGAGTTGGAAGGTCAGATCCGGCAGGCGCATGAGGCGGCCTGCGGCTACGATGAGTTTTTATTGAATCTTGTTGAAGCGGAAGTTCAAATACGGCAGGAAAACGGTCGCAAGCGACGTCTCAAGGAAGCCAGGTTCCCGATGCAGAAACCGCTTGAAACATTTGATTTTGAGGCTGCCCCTGATTTGGACGCCCGGTTGATCAAAGAACTTTCAACAGGGACATTCATTAAAGAAGCCCGGAATATAATTTTGATAGGTAAAAGCGGAGCCGGTAAAACCCATCTGGCAACCAGCATCGGGATGGAAGCCTGCCGGTATGGACATCGAGTTCGTTTTATTACTGGTTGTGGGCTTGCAAACGAACTGACGGAGGCCAGGGAACAACAGGCTCTGGGTAGAATGATAAAACGATATGCCGGTTATGGGCTGTTGATTCTTGATGAATTGGGGTACGTCCCGTTCAGTAAAATCGGCGCTGAATTATTGTTCCAAGTCCTTACCGAGCGCCATGAAAGACGTTCGATCATCATCACTACCAATCTTGGTTTTGGTGATTGGACGCAGGTGTTTGGCGATGCAAATCTTACCGCTGCTCTGCTGGATCGTGTCACTCACCGGGCTCACATTATTCAATGTAACTGGGACAGTTATCGACTTAAACAGACTTTAAAATCGAGAGGATAA
- a CDS encoding RHS repeat-associated core domain-containing protein, which translates to MDLVSSITRGSEALFYSYDGTLLTSVSRSGSLNQDIELEYNNDFRPTAMTYAGGTENLDYDADGLLTSSGRFSISRNTGNGLPESVSDGTFSLTRSFNGYGETSGYNFSISGNNAFSLALTRNDGSRITHKTESIEGISSGTAYTYDDRGQLLTVTTDGTLVEEYRYDNNGNRTYEMNRLRDISGKTFSYSNEDHIITAGTAQYTFDLDDRLSSRTDGSETTEYAYSSTGELMQVTMPDGTVITYTNDPLGRRIARAVNGSVKERYLWSGLTTLLAVYDGSGSLYQRFIYADDRMPYAMEMNGSTYYLIYDQVGSLRLVTDSAGNTVKRIDYDTFGNVISDSDESLTVPFGFAGGLHDRDTTLVRFGHRDYMPEIGKWTAKDPILFAGGDTNLYGYVSNDPVNFMDPLGLFWFRQDWQKPGQVGRPDTIVPPGGIISETIEKHLPAGYTLGQIHDLFVGFTRDILGAPDELVNIPSMIPMMHMAVWIEFARSQGVFDQPKPQSLKQENPCK; encoded by the coding sequence ATGGACCTGGTCTCCTCAATCACCCGGGGCAGTGAAGCGCTTTTCTACAGCTACGACGGCACCCTGCTTACATCCGTCAGCCGGTCAGGCTCTCTGAATCAGGACATCGAACTCGAATACAACAACGATTTCAGGCCCACTGCCATGACCTATGCCGGCGGCACAGAAAACCTGGACTATGACGCCGATGGCCTGCTGACATCATCCGGCAGATTCTCCATAAGCCGCAATACCGGCAACGGCCTGCCGGAATCGGTGTCTGACGGCACATTTTCTTTAACACGGTCTTTTAACGGTTACGGAGAAACCAGCGGCTATAACTTCTCAATTTCAGGCAATAATGCCTTCAGCCTTGCACTGACACGAAACGATGGCAGCCGGATCACCCATAAAACAGAAAGCATTGAAGGGATAAGCTCCGGCACGGCCTATACCTATGACGACAGAGGACAATTGCTCACCGTGACCACCGACGGCACCCTTGTTGAAGAATACCGGTACGACAATAACGGCAACCGCACCTATGAGATGAACAGGCTGCGGGATATATCAGGAAAAACTTTCAGCTATTCTAATGAAGACCATATAATTACCGCAGGAACGGCTCAATACACCTTTGACCTTGATGACCGCCTCAGCAGCAGGACAGATGGATCAGAAACCACTGAATATGCCTATTCCTCCACAGGGGAGTTGATGCAAGTGACGATGCCCGATGGAACAGTCATCACCTACACCAACGATCCTTTAGGCAGACGCATCGCCAGAGCCGTTAACGGCAGCGTTAAGGAAAGATACCTCTGGTCCGGCCTGACCACTCTTCTGGCCGTCTATGACGGCAGCGGCAGCCTGTATCAACGCTTCATATATGCGGATGACCGCATGCCCTATGCCATGGAGATGAACGGCAGCACTTATTATCTCATCTACGACCAGGTCGGCTCCCTCAGATTGGTCACCGACAGTGCGGGCAACACTGTCAAGCGCATTGACTACGATACCTTTGGTAATGTAATAAGTGACAGTGATGAGTCCTTGACAGTCCCATTCGGTTTTGCCGGCGGCCTCCATGACCGTGACACCACACTGGTCCGCTTCGGGCACCGCGATTACATGCCCGAAATCGGAAAATGGACCGCAAAAGACCCCATCCTGTTTGCCGGTGGGGATACGAACCTTTATGGGTATGTTTCAAATGATCCGGTTAATTTTATGGATCCGCTAGGACTTTTTTGGTTTAGGCAGGATTGGCAAAAACCAGGTCAGGTTGGCCGTCCCGATACTATTGTTCCTCCGGGTGGGATAATTAGTGAAACCATAGAAAAACATCTGCCTGCTGGTTATACATTGGGTCAGATACATGACCTTTTTGTTGGTTTCACCAGAGATATCTTGGGGGCTCCAGATGAATTAGTAAATATTCCTTCAATGATTCCAATGATGCATATGGCGGTTTGGATAGAATTTGCAAGATCTCAAGGAGTCTTTGATCAACCGAAGCCACAATCATTGAAACAGGAAAATCCATGCAAATGA
- a CDS encoding transposase: MAQGKALTPEEKKAIVALKKYFDRTIDDLEEQKELSAQRVSNALGFGLATVKRTMADHSRGVNFDNELIIYRGRPQRALSDSVQTIVREYIRNANKEGAYMTLETLWQYLEEVAPEQEFSIRTLGRALDRWGFTFGKGIRTQRFKEKDHVVVARQRYLRRKRANRKGKGTIRPEVYLDESYVNKNHSTDFVWYYDDDGPWIQKPTEKGERLIIMNAITKDGWVSGAKVTFKSTRKTGDYHGQMNQAMFSKWFEEKLLPNIPARSLIIMDNAAYHNVLSPVSAPTPLCKKEKIRSWLEKNNFPVKEDCLKAELVDILTRVGPQPTYLLDELADKQGHEVLRTPPYHPELQPIETCWGIVKNEIGRNCDFTMNNLIQQLENAFGKVTAKTCAGLIRKTRDIEDAFWRDDAALDEQN, translated from the coding sequence ATGGCCCAAGGCAAAGCGCTTACACCAGAAGAGAAAAAAGCAATAGTGGCCTTAAAAAAATATTTTGACCGCACTATAGATGATCTTGAGGAACAGAAAGAATTAAGTGCGCAGAGGGTGTCAAATGCTCTTGGGTTTGGTTTAGCGACGGTGAAAAGGACTATGGCCGACCATAGCCGTGGTGTAAATTTTGATAACGAATTGATTATATATAGAGGACGACCACAACGAGCACTTTCCGATTCGGTGCAGACAATTGTTCGAGAATACATACGCAATGCCAATAAAGAAGGTGCGTATATGACACTTGAAACGCTGTGGCAGTATCTCGAAGAAGTTGCGCCTGAACAGGAATTTAGCATCCGGACATTAGGCCGGGCACTTGATCGTTGGGGATTTACATTCGGTAAAGGGATACGTACTCAGCGGTTTAAAGAAAAAGACCATGTTGTGGTAGCCAGACAACGCTACCTCCGGAGAAAAAGGGCAAATCGAAAGGGCAAAGGGACTATTCGTCCTGAAGTTTATCTGGACGAGTCCTATGTGAACAAAAATCACAGTACGGATTTTGTGTGGTACTACGACGATGATGGGCCATGGATTCAAAAGCCTACCGAAAAAGGGGAACGCTTGATAATAATGAATGCAATCACTAAGGACGGTTGGGTTTCCGGTGCCAAGGTGACTTTCAAAAGCACTCGAAAAACTGGAGACTACCACGGACAGATGAATCAAGCGATGTTCTCCAAGTGGTTTGAAGAAAAGTTGCTTCCAAATATCCCTGCTCGCTCGCTAATAATCATGGATAATGCTGCTTATCATAATGTCTTGTCACCAGTCTCAGCACCAACCCCTTTATGTAAAAAGGAGAAAATTCGATCCTGGTTGGAGAAAAATAATTTTCCCGTAAAGGAAGATTGCTTAAAGGCTGAACTGGTTGATATTTTGACAAGAGTTGGACCGCAACCGACATATTTATTGGACGAACTAGCTGATAAACAAGGGCATGAGGTCTTAAGGACACCACCTTATCATCCCGAGTTACAACCAATAGAGACATGTTGGGGCATTGTGAAAAATGAAATTGGCCGCAATTGTGATTTTACAATGAATAATTTAATTCAGCAGCTTGAAAATGCGTTTGGCAAGGTTACCGCCAAGACCTGCGCTGGGTTAATAAGGAAAACTCGTGATATTGAAGATGCCTTTTGGCGGGACGATGCTGCTCTTGATGAACAAAATTGA
- the istA gene encoding IS21 family transposase, which yields MLKVDQYDYIRTAHRVYGKAIKELARETGHSKNTIKKILKQEYIGYKQRSKQPYPVLGPYIQEIDRWLGDDKDKPYKQRHTATRIYHRLKSELEYSGGETTVRRYVREAKLRLGLTNQQAFIPSDPTTAQEAEVDWGNCQAVIAGEPVKLKLFCIRSKCSGKHFVRCYPCERQQALFDAHIQAFSFFGGVFPVLIYDNLTTVVQKVFKGKKRHLQESYNRFKAYYNFDPRFCNPGQGHEKGGIEGLVGYARRNYMVPIPHADSLDELNTRLLDDCMAYGEHRIAGQTQSVNELFESEKQVLLPLPTTSFSNVETFMVRVNKYATVIIDKNRYSVPTRYAYMRVQAIVEIDQVIIYWSGRKISTHHRLYGNNKWSLKPEHYLELIRQRPQSFDTARPILQWRDQWPDCLEKLLEHFRRKNGVTKGTREFVTVLMLYEKYAVDKIEAAVKEALKSNVGCSNALKQILHSQNISMESQFDPLSNWETLPPADISAYEQLGGIL from the coding sequence ATGCTTAAAGTGGATCAGTATGATTACATCCGAACAGCTCACCGTGTTTATGGAAAGGCCATTAAAGAGCTTGCCAGAGAAACCGGCCATTCAAAAAACACCATAAAAAAAATTTTAAAGCAGGAATACATTGGCTACAAGCAACGATCTAAACAGCCATATCCCGTTCTTGGTCCTTATATCCAGGAGATAGACCGCTGGCTTGGCGATGACAAGGACAAGCCATACAAACAGCGACATACAGCAACCCGGATATACCATCGTCTGAAATCGGAACTCGAGTATTCCGGTGGAGAGACGACGGTTCGCCGTTATGTGCGTGAGGCAAAGCTGAGGCTGGGTTTAACGAATCAGCAGGCATTTATCCCATCAGATCCGACGACTGCCCAGGAAGCCGAGGTAGACTGGGGAAACTGTCAGGCAGTTATTGCCGGCGAACCCGTGAAGCTGAAATTATTTTGCATACGTTCAAAATGTTCGGGCAAACACTTTGTTCGCTGTTATCCCTGTGAAAGGCAGCAAGCTTTATTTGACGCTCATATCCAGGCCTTTTCATTTTTTGGAGGCGTGTTCCCAGTTCTTATCTATGACAATCTGACAACAGTCGTACAAAAGGTATTTAAAGGAAAAAAACGTCATCTTCAGGAATCTTATAATCGGTTCAAGGCCTATTACAACTTCGATCCAAGGTTTTGCAATCCCGGCCAGGGCCATGAAAAAGGTGGGATTGAAGGCCTGGTCGGCTACGCTCGAAGAAATTATATGGTTCCTATCCCACATGCTGACAGCCTGGACGAATTGAACACGCGCCTCCTCGATGATTGCATGGCCTATGGAGAGCATCGCATCGCCGGTCAAACACAAAGCGTCAATGAATTGTTTGAATCAGAAAAGCAGGTATTGCTGCCATTGCCGACAACATCGTTCAGTAACGTTGAGACGTTCATGGTCAGGGTAAACAAATATGCCACCGTTATTATTGACAAGAACCGGTATTCTGTCCCGACGCGCTATGCTTACATGAGAGTGCAGGCGATAGTAGAGATAGACCAGGTGATCATTTATTGGAGCGGCAGAAAAATAAGCACCCATCATCGGTTATATGGAAATAATAAGTGGAGTTTAAAACCGGAACATTATCTGGAGTTGATTCGTCAGCGTCCACAATCATTTGATACCGCCCGGCCAATTTTACAATGGCGTGATCAATGGCCGGATTGCCTGGAAAAGTTATTAGAACATTTTCGCCGGAAAAACGGTGTAACCAAAGGTACCCGGGAATTTGTCACCGTGCTGATGCTGTACGAAAAATATGCTGTCGACAAGATCGAAGCAGCCGTAAAGGAAGCACTGAAAAGCAATGTCGGCTGCAGCAATGCTCTCAAGCAGATTTTACACAGTCAAAACATCTCTATGGAGTCCCAATTTGATCCTTTGTCGAACTGGGAGACACTGCCCCCTGCTGACATCTCGGCATACGAACAGCTTGGAGGTATCTTATGA